TTGCGCAATAAATTGGGCGTGAATTATCGTAGTACTCCCGCGCCAGGGCATTCATTTTGTCTACCACCGGCTGCAACGGCCTGCCGCCATCCTTCTCCTTTACCAACCGCCTGGCGAAAGACGCTGCTGCGGCAGTTTCCCCGTGCATCACGTAGATTTCCGTCGTTGGTGTGCCCAGAGTGAAAGCCGTGTGGTTATTGGCCGTGGGACCGCCCATGATGTAGTGTGCTGCAGCCGTCCCTTTACGAAGAACGACAAGCATCATCGGCACGTTGGTCTGCTCGATGGAATAAATTAAGGACTGTCCAAGGCCCAGCAGTTCCGCTTTTTCAGCTATGTCGCCCACGTCAATTCCTGACGTGTCCTGGAACCAGATTATGGGTACTCGATCGCGACCGCACAGGGTTACAAACTCGTTCATCTTTATCAGGCCCTGCCTGTAGAGTTTGCCTCCTATGCCGGGGTAAGGCGCGTACTCGGGATAATTCATGCCCAGAAAACCTTGTTTGTTGCCGATAATTCCAGCGACAAAGCCGTCCAGCTTCACGAGGCCGGTGTACACTTCCGGGCCGTATTCAGGTCTGAATTCCATATGCTCGCTGTTGTCGGTCACCCGTGCCAGGACTTCGTCGAAGCCGTAGACTGCCTTCTGATTCATGGGGACAATGTGATTCAAATCTTCCCCGCGGAATTTGGGCTCAGCAGGCTCAGCCACACGGAAGAATTTGGGGTTATAGGCCGGGATTGCGGTCATGTAGTCTTTCAGAGCATCCAGAACCGCTTCCTCCGTCTCAAAGACGGCCTTGAAAAAGCCTGTAGAGTCATAGTGGACCCCGACGCTTCCCGGCGGCACTTCCTTGAAGTGACGAGTAGCTTCTATAAGGGTTTCAGCGCCTTCCTCGTCAAAAGAACCTTTGGGGCTCATGCCGCTCACGATCCCCCCGCCTCCGACGGCTATATTGCAGTCCTTGTGCGCCAGGAGAATGGTAGGGCTTATTCCATGGTAGCCCCCACCGGCAGGGTTCGTGCCGTAAATCCCGGCAAGGACCGGGATTCCCAGCTTCTCCAACTCGGCGTGCCGGAAAAAAGTTGTGCCGCCACCCCTCCTGTCCGGATATACTTCCTGTTGTTCCGTAAGCTTGACTCCGGAGCAATTGACCAGCCATATCAGTGGGATGCGAAGCCTTTTAGCCAGATCCGTCACCCGGAGGACGTTTTCAGATTGTCCCGCGACCCACGCACCTGCGAGCACTTTGTTATCGAATCCTACGATAACTGCCCAGCGGCCGTTGATTTTTCCCAGCCCATCCACAACGCTGGTGCCGCCCTCGTCGTTGTTCGCCGGGTTGTAAATGGTGTGGAGAGGGCACCATGTTCCAGGATCTACAAGATATTCAAGCCGCTGCCATATCGTCCATTGACCACGTTTGTTTATCTGCTCAGTCGTCAGGCCTGCGGACTTAACCGTTTCAACGGCTTCCTCAATTTGGCGTTCCACTTCCTGTATCTGAGCGACGTTTGCCTCTGTGTCTTTGATCTTGGATGCACTAAGCGGCTTACCGATCTCCGTCATCTTTTCGAAGTACGGTCTCATCCCAATTCCTCCGTCGGATTCGCGTTGAGCGTGGATGTCAAGGCAAGGCAGAATATCAATTTGTGGTCACGATTTCAAGCACGACTATGTTGATACCGGTTCGTCATGCTGAACTACTGACTAGCCCGCGGGGAGGCAATCCGTTTTGGTGCCTCTCTGTACGGGGCTCGAAAACTCTTCTTGTCATCTTCCGTGAGGCGCTCGGATGATTCCTTGAGTTCATCCGGAGAGAATTCGGTTTTCCGGCGAGAATGCTGCCGGGCGGCCAAGCCACTTCCCGAGCAACGCGGTCAATTCGGGTTGCGTTGCTCCTGGAGCCTAACTTGACGTGCGTACCACAGCGGTTTCCTCACATCTTGCACTTGTTGGTGGGGCGGCTTAAGGCCACCCCACCAACAAGTCCATCACTTGGTAGAATACGGGCTGTCTTCCGGCATCGGGATTATGGGTTCCGCGATCTTCACACTCTTGGGCCAAACTATAGCCAGCTTCCCTTTGGTAAACTGAGTCACCACGGGGTACGAACGGATGTTTTGGCCTGCGAACTCGTCTTCCGGAGGTGCGAACTTCACGCCAAAACCACAGGGGGTGGCTCCGTCAGGGATATCGATTTCAGCAAAGGCTTTGCGGATGGATTCGGGCCCCAAGTCTCCATACTTTTTCAGGGCCAGAGGCGCCACTTCGTTGAGCAGAATCCAGGTGTAGCTGAAGCCTCCAGTGGCCTGGCTCGGAGGGTTCGGCTCACTGTAATCCTTCCTGTACCGTTCAAGGAACTCCTTGATCAGATCGCCTTGCCCCGGAGCAAGCTTCTGGACGTCAAGGGTCTGTGCAGGGGCAGGATTAAGGTTGAACAGGTAGAGAACCATCGAAGGATCAACCGTCTTGCGCAACAAAAGAAAGTTGGCATGTCCGGCGCCATGCCCGAAGATAGCCTTGGTCTTCAAACCCAACTCCTTGGCCTGCCGTAAGAAAAGCACCACGTCGGGGAAATAGCCGGTATGCAAAATGGCGTCAGGATTGGCCGCCTTGAGCCTTACAATTAGTGGTGACAGGTCTTGTGATTTAACCGAATAAGCCTCGTCCAAGACTACCTGCATGCCGTACTTCTTCAGGAGTGCAAGGGAGGCGGCTGAACTCGTAGCGCCGAACGGACCGTCTTCGCGGATCACAGCCACTCTGATATCTTTGGGATCAGCGTAACCGAATTTGGCGCAATTCTCTCGGATGGCCTCCACACTGCCCTGACCCCATTGTGAGCCCATGGGGTGCATGCGGAAAACGTACTTCAGGTGACGGCCTTGCAGCACTTTGTCCGAATTGGCTATGCTCACCAGGAAAACCTTCTTGTGCTTTTCTGCCACAGGAGCCAGGGGGACGCCGAGGACGCTGGAGAACACGCCCACGACCACCGGCACGTTTTCCACGGTCCACAAACGCTCAGCTTCCTTGACGGCAACGTCCGGGTTGCTCTGGGCGTCGGCCACTACCGGGACTACCTTATATTGTCCGGCTACGCCCCCCCGCTCGTTGATCATGTCGATCGCCACCATGGTTCCGCGATGTGTCGCCAGAGCGCCGGCAGCGGCAAACGTACCGGTCAGTGAGTTCAACACTCCGATCCTGAACTCCTTTTGGTCCGCACACAGGGAACCGCCTGCAGCAAATAGCGTAATGCAAATCACTGCAAGCACAACCTCGATCCTTCTCATGTCCGGCCTCCTTCTGGTTTACGGAAAGGAAGATTCCGTGTAGGACATAACCCTTCATTCTCAATCGGTTGAGTACCTTGTCGGGCCTGGGCTGCATAGGAGCACAGCCGCGCAATAGTGGACAACGTCAATGTGCGCTAGGGATTTACGCTGAAAATATATCGCCGCGCAGAAATTACTGTCAACACATTTCTGCGAAACTGAGGTAACCCCTCAGTTACGCGGGGAAAGCCATGGCCGTCAGGTGAGAAACCAAAGTAGGACCGGCAGGTAAAGCGGATAATGGTGAAGCCCCAACTGACGCGGAAAAACTGAAAGGACCGGCATCCGACAGATTATCAGTCTATAGCAAGTGCCAAAAATAATGTCCGATTGCGCAAGGCGGTTCCGGGAAAGTAGTAGGTTCCGGCCTCCGTGCCGGCACATTTTGCCAATATAAATCAATCACGCCCCTGGCGTGACAGGGACCCCGGATCGCGGTCCGGGGCAGGCTCTGGTCCCTACTGGTTTTTTAGGAGTTCGGGTTGTACAAACGGTCAAGAATTGTGGCAAGTGGTATATATCTCTGTATCTCTAGACACCAACAGCTAGAAACGCTTTCGGTCATCCTCGTCCGGTTGCTCGGTTTGTTCTCGGAGTTCATCGGGAGTGAATTCGGTCTTTCTGGTCGGAATGCTCCGGAGCGGGGGAAACAGCCCCTTAAAGCGCGGGGATTGCTGCTCCATCTGGTCCGGGGAATGGAGGGACCAATAGGCGGTGGAATCTTCCTCTTCGATCAGGACGGTTAACAACAGAGCCGGATATCTATAACGCGGGTTGTTGCCAAGGAATGTCAGCATCTCGCGGCCGCGAAGAAACTGGCGTCTGCGTCTATTTATTTCACCCAACAAGTACATTACCATGCCCGGGTCACCTTTGGTGAGTCCGCGGCGGAGAGCGTCATCCAGATATTTGTCAGCCAGAATCAGCATCTCATCTTCCACGTCCAGACAACCCAGTTCGCGTGCCGCCCAAGAACCTTTCAGGCACATGATTGCCAAGTCGCGCGGATTGAGGCCTCTAGCGTGAAGCACGGAAACCAAAGCTACCCAACTTTTCGCTGAGTGATCCTCCTCGTTGCAGGATTTGAAAATCTCTATATAGTCTTCCGAGCGGATCAGGTCTCTGATTTGGCCGGGAACTCGCTTCTCATAGTCTGCTACGCGGGCGGTGAACAAACAATCGGGGCAGGTTGCTATATCCGAGGACAGGTTGCAGTCCCTGGGAATGGCCCGGAAATCCAGTCCAAAGCCGAAGACGCTTCCTTTCCTGACTTCCGCGGTGCGGCTATGGGAAAAATGATTGTAACAAAGGGGACAAGCAAGAGCCACTGCTGAACTGGTCACACAATCCTCCTGAAAGGAAACTCATTCATTTGTTCGCTTCCTCCCCCTAATACTGCGACAGAGCTAACATATCATAAAGGACAGCTTTTGGCCAGGGTTTTCTTCAGAGGCTGCTTTTCTTCTTTCCAAGAGAAGCCGAAAATGATTAACTTTAATGGTGAGTTTGCCATGTCAACGGTCCCTTCAACTCTTATCGACTACTCGAATGATTTGAATCCGGAACAACTGGAGGCTGTTTCCATTCCGAGCGGCCCCATCCTGGTGATAGCCGGAGCCGGCTCCGGAAAGACCAGGACCATAGTCTACCGCGTCGCATGGCTGGTGGAGCACGGAGTGGATCCCTCCGCTATTCTGCTCCTAACCTTCACACGCAAGGCGGCCGAGGAGATGCTCTCCCGAGCGTCTCAGCTTCTGGACGGCAGGGTTTCGAGGGTCTCGGGAGGGACTTTTCACTCGACCGGAAACCTGCTGCTACGCCAGTACGCGCCGCTGTTGGGCTTCAATTCCGGCTTCTCCATAATGGATCAGAGCGACACGTTCGAGGCTTTGGACCACATCAAGAAGAGCGTTGGCCTGGCAGTGGATTTGAAACGATTCCCCAAGGCGCGAACCATAGCCGAGGTGATTGGGAGAGCGGTGAGTTGCTCCGAGGGCATTCCGGATGTCTTAGCTGCTCGCTATCCCCATTTTGCAGAATACGCCTCGGAAATAGACCGCATTCGACGAGAGTACGAGCAACACAAACGGGAAAACAACCTGATGGATTATGATGACCTCCTCGTCAACACCATCAGACTGCTCGAGGAGTTCGATCACGTCCGCGATGAGGTCTCTAAACGGTGGCAATACATCCTTGTGGACGAATACCAGGATACGAACAAACTTCAGGCCAGGATCGTCCGCCTACTGGCTACCGCTCATGACAATGTGATGGTGGTGGGCGATGATTCTCAGAGCATCTACTCCTTCAGGGGAGCTGATTTCGCCAACATCATGGAATTCCCGAAGATTTTTCCAGGCACCCGGATCATCAAACTCGAAGAGAATTACAGGAGTACCGCGCCTATTCTGGCAGTAACGAACAATATAATAGAACGAGCGACCATCGGATACCCGAAAAGGCTTTTTACTCGTCGAGTCGGCGGCTCGCTTCCTCTGGCGGTCCGGCCCCTTTCCGAACGAGAGCAGAGTCGGTTCGCGATCAAGTGCGTGCGCGAATTATATGAACACGACGTGCCTCTGAACGAGGTTGCTGTGCTTTTCAGGGCCGGGTTTCATTCCTTCGATCTTGAAGGCGAACTGGCCCGGAACAATATACCATTTGTGAAATATGGCGGGTTCAAGTTCCTGGAAAGTCAGCACATAAAGGATGTGCTGGCTCATCTCAAGGTCCTGAGCAATCCTGCGGATCGCTTGAGTTGGATTCGAATCCTGAAACTCCTGCCCGGCATCGGCATGAAAACCTCTATCAAGCTGGCAGGTAGTATCGTCCAGGACGGCATCCCCGCAGATCCGCTAAAACTCGCGGCGAAGGACTCCAAATACGGGGTATCTTTCAAGGAACTGATTGAGCTGATTCATGAGCTGAAGGGTAAACAAGCGCCAATTTCGGAAAAAGTGGACCAGATCAACCGCTACTATTTCCCTTTCCTCAGGGAAAAGTACGACAATTATCCCAAGAGGATGCGTGACTTGGAGCACCTGGCCGATTTGACCGTCCCGTACCGCAGCCTGAACCGCTTTCTCAACGACATGGCACTTGAGCCTCCCGATGAGGAGGGCAGCGGCATCCAGGAAGCGAACACTAGTCTGGTCCTCTCAACCATTCATTCCGCGAAAGGTCTGGAGTGGCATACTGTTATTCTTATTTGGGCTGCCGAGGGACGTATCCCGTCGCCCATGTCCCTTGATTCCGACGAGGACCTGGAGGAGGAACGGCGCTTGATTTATGTAGCTGCCACACGT
The sequence above is drawn from the Desulfomonile tiedjei genome and encodes:
- a CDS encoding DUF2225 domain-containing protein, which codes for MTSSAVALACPLCYNHFSHSRTAEVRKGSVFGFGLDFRAIPRDCNLSSDIATCPDCLFTARVADYEKRVPGQIRDLIRSEDYIEIFKSCNEEDHSAKSWVALVSVLHARGLNPRDLAIMCLKGSWAARELGCLDVEDEMLILADKYLDDALRRGLTKGDPGMVMYLLGEINRRRRQFLRGREMLTFLGNNPRYRYPALLLTVLIEEEDSTAYWSLHSPDQMEQQSPRFKGLFPPLRSIPTRKTEFTPDELREQTEQPDEDDRKRF
- a CDS encoding ATP-dependent helicase — its product is MINFNGEFAMSTVPSTLIDYSNDLNPEQLEAVSIPSGPILVIAGAGSGKTRTIVYRVAWLVEHGVDPSAILLLTFTRKAAEEMLSRASQLLDGRVSRVSGGTFHSTGNLLLRQYAPLLGFNSGFSIMDQSDTFEALDHIKKSVGLAVDLKRFPKARTIAEVIGRAVSCSEGIPDVLAARYPHFAEYASEIDRIRREYEQHKRENNLMDYDDLLVNTIRLLEEFDHVRDEVSKRWQYILVDEYQDTNKLQARIVRLLATAHDNVMVVGDDSQSIYSFRGADFANIMEFPKIFPGTRIIKLEENYRSTAPILAVTNNIIERATIGYPKRLFTRRVGGSLPLAVRPLSEREQSRFAIKCVRELYEHDVPLNEVAVLFRAGFHSFDLEGELARNNIPFVKYGGFKFLESQHIKDVLAHLKVLSNPADRLSWIRILKLLPGIGMKTSIKLAGSIVQDGIPADPLKLAAKDSKYGVSFKELIELIHELKGKQAPISEKVDQINRYYFPFLREKYDNYPKRMRDLEHLADLTVPYRSLNRFLNDMALEPPDEEGSGIQEANTSLVLSTIHSAKGLEWHTVILIWAAEGRIPSPMSLDSDEDLEEERRLIYVAATRAKRNLVVIAPLTFMDRRLGAVPVKMSRFLEEVPPEYFRSYSPAQ
- a CDS encoding glutaconyl-CoA decarboxylase subunit alpha is translated as MRPYFEKMTEIGKPLSASKIKDTEANVAQIQEVERQIEEAVETVKSAGLTTEQINKRGQWTIWQRLEYLVDPGTWCPLHTIYNPANNDEGGTSVVDGLGKINGRWAVIVGFDNKVLAGAWVAGQSENVLRVTDLAKRLRIPLIWLVNCSGVKLTEQQEVYPDRRGGGTTFFRHAELEKLGIPVLAGIYGTNPAGGGYHGISPTILLAHKDCNIAVGGGGIVSGMSPKGSFDEEGAETLIEATRHFKEVPPGSVGVHYDSTGFFKAVFETEEAVLDALKDYMTAIPAYNPKFFRVAEPAEPKFRGEDLNHIVPMNQKAVYGFDEVLARVTDNSEHMEFRPEYGPEVYTGLVKLDGFVAGIIGNKQGFLGMNYPEYAPYPGIGGKLYRQGLIKMNEFVTLCGRDRVPIIWFQDTSGIDVGDIAEKAELLGLGQSLIYSIEQTNVPMMLVVLRKGTAAAHYIMGGPTANNHTAFTLGTPTTEIYVMHGETAAAASFARRLVKEKDGGRPLQPVVDKMNALAREYYDNSRPIYCAKRGFVDEVVSFTQMRKYMTAFVGCAYQNPDSICPQHQMMIPRIIKG
- a CDS encoding ABC transporter substrate-binding protein, producing MRRIEVVLAVICITLFAAGGSLCADQKEFRIGVLNSLTGTFAAAGALATHRGTMVAIDMINERGGVAGQYKVVPVVADAQSNPDVAVKEAERLWTVENVPVVVGVFSSVLGVPLAPVAEKHKKVFLVSIANSDKVLQGRHLKYVFRMHPMGSQWGQGSVEAIRENCAKFGYADPKDIRVAVIREDGPFGATSSAASLALLKKYGMQVVLDEAYSVKSQDLSPLIVRLKAANPDAILHTGYFPDVVLFLRQAKELGLKTKAIFGHGAGHANFLLLRKTVDPSMVLYLFNLNPAPAQTLDVQKLAPGQGDLIKEFLERYRKDYSEPNPPSQATGGFSYTWILLNEVAPLALKKYGDLGPESIRKAFAEIDIPDGATPCGFGVKFAPPEDEFAGQNIRSYPVVTQFTKGKLAIVWPKSVKIAEPIIPMPEDSPYSTK